A portion of the Bacteroidales bacterium genome contains these proteins:
- a CDS encoding PKD domain-containing protein: protein MELWRPGSRSFNTSLIKTPITAMLQGHLYGELITLTLNGCSDTISYPVTIKPLPVTDFSFQSACQDNPAQFSPAGMAIPTIASWYWSFGDGGSSTLQSPSHVYTFAGTYTVTLTVTDTAGCENQRSHPIIIVPLPLVNFDFSSPACDDQQIQFTDLTTSAAGYVTRWFWDFGDGTTQVINFPATASVSHTYAQSGTFNVTLTVKSSDSCSNLQTKTLTILPKPTALFSHGAACQGAAVSFTDLSLSNTTSGISNWQWDFGDPGSGSSNQSSQQNPIHNFNTAGTYTVRLIAIISGGCSDTVTSSVNVTPPPLVDFSSVAGCSGDTTQFTSSTTVNVNATQSWYWQFGDGLSSTLVDPMHIYAQSGTFNVMLTITDTAGCINTKTNAVVVTPGPLSNFSFNTPACSGTEITFTDLGNGNGGIINNWYWQFGDDTDTTFTTYHPTVTHTYSQPGTFLVSLTLGTQQGCSHTRVIPVTISASPLTAFSYQNTCQGQATQFTDQTSLNGGPTLVSHSWNFGDPPSGSSNSSTQTNPVHNYANPGTYLVRLITANASGCQDTLEQNVSIVPKPGVDFYNDSLLCLGSATTFFTDTTATQVGAVQTYNWNFGDGSPTANTQNPQHSYGVAGTFTVILTISDTSGARMPSAIR, encoded by the coding sequence ATGGAACTTTGGCGACCCGGTTCGAGGAGTTTCAACACCAGCCTGATCAAAACCCCAATCACAGCTATGCTGCAAGGGCACCTATACGGTGAACTGATCACCCTCACCTTAAATGGCTGCTCCGATACGATCAGCTACCCTGTCACCATCAAGCCTTTGCCTGTTACCGACTTCAGCTTCCAGAGCGCCTGCCAGGATAATCCGGCACAGTTCAGCCCTGCAGGCATGGCTATCCCCACCATTGCCAGCTGGTACTGGAGCTTTGGGGATGGAGGCAGCAGTACCCTTCAGTCTCCCAGCCATGTATATACTTTTGCCGGGACTTATACCGTCACGCTCACCGTTACCGATACGGCAGGATGTGAGAACCAGCGCAGCCACCCGATCATCATCGTTCCGCTGCCCCTTGTGAACTTCGACTTCTCTTCTCCTGCCTGTGATGATCAGCAAATACAGTTCACCGATCTTACCACTTCTGCCGCAGGATATGTAACGCGCTGGTTCTGGGATTTTGGTGATGGCACTACACAGGTTATCAACTTCCCTGCTACAGCCTCTGTATCACATACCTATGCACAGTCGGGGACTTTCAATGTAACCCTGACAGTAAAAAGCTCCGATTCCTGCTCCAACCTGCAGACTAAAACCCTTACCATCCTTCCCAAACCTACGGCGCTGTTCAGTCATGGCGCCGCTTGCCAGGGAGCAGCGGTATCATTCACGGATCTTTCTCTAAGCAATACCACCTCAGGCATCTCCAACTGGCAATGGGACTTTGGTGACCCGGGCTCAGGCAGCTCCAACCAGAGCAGCCAGCAGAACCCTATCCATAACTTCAATACCGCAGGGACCTATACGGTAAGGCTGATAGCCATTATCTCAGGCGGATGCAGCGATACGGTTACTTCATCAGTGAATGTAACCCCACCACCTCTGGTAGATTTTAGTTCAGTGGCAGGATGCAGTGGTGATACCACCCAGTTCACTTCCAGCACTACGGTGAATGTAAATGCCACCCAGAGCTGGTACTGGCAGTTCGGGGATGGGCTGAGTTCCACCCTTGTGGACCCGATGCATATCTATGCCCAGTCCGGCACCTTCAATGTGATGCTCACCATCACCGATACGGCAGGGTGCATAAACACCAAGACCAATGCAGTGGTGGTAACCCCCGGGCCGCTGTCCAACTTCAGCTTTAACACCCCTGCCTGCTCAGGCACAGAGATCACCTTCACCGACCTGGGCAATGGCAATGGCGGAATAATCAACAACTGGTACTGGCAGTTCGGTGATGATACAGATACCACCTTTACTACTTACCACCCCACGGTAACACATACCTACAGCCAGCCGGGCACTTTCCTTGTAAGCCTGACCCTGGGCACACAACAGGGCTGCAGCCATACACGTGTTATCCCTGTGACCATCTCTGCTTCCCCGCTCACGGCTTTCTCTTACCAGAATACCTGCCAGGGACAAGCCACACAGTTTACCGACCAGACCAGTCTGAATGGAGGTCCCACACTGGTATCCCATAGCTGGAACTTTGGCGATCCCCCATCGGGAAGCAGCAACTCAAGTACCCAAACCAACCCGGTACATAACTATGCCAACCCGGGCACTTATTTGGTAAGGCTTATTACTGCCAATGCTTCAGGATGCCAGGATACACTGGAACAGAATGTATCCATTGTTCCAAAACCAGGAGTAGATTTTTACAATGACAGCCTGCTTTGCCTTGGATCAGCCACCACCTTCTTTACCGATACCACCGCCACACAGGTGGGAGCGGTACAGACTTACAACTGGAACTTTGGTGATGGCAGTCCCACTGCAAACACACAAAACCCGCAGCATAGCTATGGAGTGGCCGGTACTTTCACCGTGATACTCACCATCAGTGATACCTCGGGTGCCAGAATGCCATCAGCCATCCGGTGA